In a single window of the Flavivirga spongiicola genome:
- a CDS encoding cupin domain-containing protein — protein MQAINIKNKFSKFNKNWHPHQIAVVDNMQVILAKIKGEFVWHSHEDEDELFQVVKGTLYMQFRDRTEIVNEGEIIVVPKGVEHNPQTKNGEEVHVLLFEKLSTAHTGNVKHEKTQTHYPKI, from the coding sequence ATGCAAGCAATAAATATCAAAAACAAGTTTTCAAAATTTAATAAAAACTGGCATCCGCATCAAATTGCTGTGGTAGACAATATGCAAGTTATTTTAGCAAAAATAAAAGGTGAATTTGTATGGCATAGTCATGAGGATGAAGATGAGTTATTTCAAGTGGTGAAAGGCACTTTGTATATGCAATTTCGTGACAGAACAGAAATAGTTAACGAAGGCGAAATTATAGTCGTACCAAAAGGTGTTGAACATAATCCACAGACAAAAAATGGAGAAGAAGTACATGTATTACTTTTCGAAAAGCTATCTACAGCACATACGGGAAATGTAAAGCACGAAAAAACACAAACCCATTACCCGAAAATTTGA
- a CDS encoding 2-hydroxyacid dehydrogenase has protein sequence MKVLHLDTNHELLINQLNDLGFTNHEDYTSSKEAIEAKIKGYDGIVLRSRFTIDKQFLDAATNLKFIGRVGAGLENIDCDYAEKKGITLIAAPEGNRNAVGEHALGMLLSLFNKLNKADLEVRQGKWLREDNRGVELDGRTVGIIGYGNMGKAFSKKLCGFDVEVLCYDIKEHVGDINAKQVSLTEFQEKVDIVSLHTPQTPLTLNMIDETFINQFKKPFWFINTARGKSVVTKDLVSSLKSKKVLGAGLDVLEYEKASFENLFKKDATSGAIEMPEAFQYLIDSQNVILSPHVAGWTIESKEKLAQTIVDKIKVKFC, from the coding sequence ATGAAAGTACTTCACTTAGATACCAATCACGAATTATTAATCAACCAACTTAATGATCTAGGCTTTACCAATCACGAAGATTACACATCATCAAAGGAAGCTATTGAAGCTAAAATTAAGGGTTATGATGGCATTGTGTTGCGAAGTCGTTTTACTATCGACAAACAATTTTTAGATGCTGCAACAAATCTTAAGTTTATAGGTCGTGTAGGAGCAGGATTAGAAAACATAGATTGCGACTATGCCGAAAAAAAAGGAATCACTTTAATCGCAGCACCTGAAGGAAATAGAAATGCTGTTGGAGAACATGCATTAGGCATGCTCTTATCATTATTTAATAAACTCAATAAAGCGGACTTAGAAGTTAGGCAAGGCAAATGGTTACGTGAAGATAACCGAGGGGTAGAACTCGATGGAAGAACCGTTGGAATTATTGGATATGGAAACATGGGAAAAGCTTTTTCCAAAAAGCTGTGTGGTTTTGATGTTGAGGTGCTTTGTTACGATATTAAAGAGCATGTAGGAGACATTAATGCAAAACAAGTGTCATTAACAGAGTTTCAAGAAAAAGTAGACATAGTAAGCTTACACACGCCGCAAACCCCTTTAACTTTAAATATGATTGATGAAACATTTATCAATCAATTTAAAAAACCATTTTGGTTTATAAATACGGCACGAGGTAAAAGTGTGGTGACAAAAGATCTGGTTTCATCTCTAAAATCCAAGAAAGTATTAGGCGCTGGGCTCGATGTTTTGGAATACGAAAAGGCATCGTTCGAAAACTTATTTAAAAAGGATGCCACATCTGGCGCTATAGAGATGCCGGAAGCTTTTCAATATTTAATTGATTCACAAAATGTTATTTTATCACCTCACGTTGCAGGCTGGACTATTGAAAGCAAAGAGAAATTGGCCCAAACCATAGTAGATAAAATAAAAGTAAAATTTTGCTAA